The following are encoded together in the Monodelphis domestica isolate mMonDom1 chromosome 5, mMonDom1.pri, whole genome shotgun sequence genome:
- the ACKR4 gene encoding atypical chemokine receptor 4, protein MDLEHNQSTDYYYEENEVNGTQDYSQYEILCVKEEVRNFAKVFLPTFYTVAFIAGIAGNSTVVAIYAYYKKQKTKTDVYIMNLAVADLLLLITLPFWAVNAVHGWVLGIPMCKLTSALFTINFVSGMQFLACISIDRYSAITKDPGHQRLGRPCWIICFSVWLIAILLSIPQLVFNTVNDKKRCLPIFSHYLGTTIQASIQILEICIGFVLPFLIMGTCYSITARKLIKMPNVKKSRPLQVLLAVVAVFIVTQLPYNIVKFWQAIDIIYSLIIDCEMSKRMDVAIQITKSLALFHSCLNPILYAFMGSSFKMHITKMVKKYGYWRRQRSNPEDIPFDSEGLTEPTSTFSI, encoded by the coding sequence ATGGATCTGGAACACAATCAGTCAACGGATTACTattatgaggaaaatgaagtaaatGGCACTCAGGATTACAGTCAGTATGAAATACTCTGTGTAAAAGAGGAGGTCAGAAATTTTGCCAAGGTATTCCTGCCCACCTTTTACACAGTGGCCTTTATTGCTGGAATTGCAGGGAACTCCACAGTGGTAGCTATCTATGCCTACTACAAGAAACAGAAAACCAAGACTGATGTATATATCATGAACCTGGCAGTAGCAGATTTGCTTCTGCTCATCACCTTGCCATTTTGGGCAGTGAATGCAGTGCATGGATGGGTGCTAGGGATACCAATGTGCAAACTGACTTCAGCTTTGTTCACCATAAACTTTGTCTCTGGAATGCAGTTTCTGGCCTGCATCAGCATAGACAGATACTCTGCCATAACTAAAGACCCGGGTCATCAAAGACTTGGAAGACCATGTTGGATTATTTGTTTCAGTGTTTGGCTTATTGCGATATTGCTGAGCATACCTCAACTTGTTTTTAATACAGTTAATGACAAGAAGAGATGCCTGCCTATATTCTCCCACTACCTAGGCACAACAATTCAGGCGTCAATTCAGATCCTGGAAATTTGCATTGGGTTTGTATTACCCTTTCTCATAATGGGAACTTGCTATTCTATAACCGCCAGGAAACTCATCAAGATGCCCAATGTAAAGAAATCTCGGCCTCTGCAGGTTCTACTGGCAGTGGTGGCTGTCTTCATTGTCACTCAGCTGCCATACAACATAGTCAAGTTCTGGCAAGCCATAGACATCATTTATTCTCTGATTATTGATTGTGAAATGAGTAAGCGCATGGATGTGGCCATACAAATCACAAAAAGCTTGGCGCTTTTTCATAGTTGTCTCAATCCAATCCTATATGCTTTTATGGGCTCCTCTTTTAAAATGCACATTACCAAAATGGTGAAAAAATATGGCTACTGGAGAAGACAGAGATCAAATCCGGAAGATATTCCCTTTGATTCGGAGGGTCTTACAGAGCCGACAAGTACTTTTAGTATCTAG